The genomic segment AATAATGGTGCAACAAAGGAGCGGGAGCATGTGCATAAACGGGAGCAGCGTGAATGGCATGAACGGGAGCAGCAACAATCTTGGGTGCGGTCTTGTGGACAACGGCATTGAAGCCATTGTGATCATCGGCGGTATAGTCTACGGTACGCACTGAGCCATCAGCTTCAACCAACGAGTATTGGCCCTTGACTACATCACCATCACGTTCTTCGGTTTGAGATTTAATATCACCAGTGTGGGGATCCTTGATGCCATAGTTGAACGAGTATTTAGGGTAGGCCTAAagaaacaaaattcaataaaaaaaaattacttggtTGATTACTTCTGCTTAAATTAGTTGACATCCACATACCACTGGCTCAGGTGCATGTACAGCAATGGGGGCGTGTGCAATCACAGGGGCGGCATGTAGCAGAGGTCCATGGCCATAGTGTCCCAATTCAATTGGAATGGCTTGAGCGGCAGCAATCAGTAAAGCAATAGCAATGAAGTACTAA from the Stomoxys calcitrans chromosome 1, idStoCalc2.1, whole genome shotgun sequence genome contains:
- the LOC106094269 gene encoding cuticle protein 8, whose product is MKYFIAIALLIAAAQAIPIELGHYGHGPLLHAAPVIAHAPIAVHAPEPVAYPKYSFNYGIKDPHTGDIKSQTEERDGDVVKGQYSLVEADGSVRTVDYTADDHNGFNAVVHKTAPKIVAAPVHAIHAAPVYAHAPAPLLHHY